In the genome of Streptomyces sp. Q6, the window GCCGACGGCGGACGGGGCGATGCCGCGGGAACCGGTGGTGGTGATCTGCGTGCCGTCGGACGGCAGGTAGGTCAGCGCGCCGTTCCCGGTGTTCTCGTAGTACGCGGCGACGGTGAGGTCGGCCTTGCCGTCGTTGTTGACGTCGGTGAGCTTGACCTCGCTGCCGAAGGAGTCGTCCGTCTCGTCCGAGCCGGGGACGCCGGGCGTGGACTGGGCCAGGAACTGGGTGCCGGACGTGGTGTTGAGGCCGGTGGCGGAGCCGTAGAGGACGGTGACGGAACCGGCGTTGCTGATGCCGTTCAGGTCCTCGCCCATGGCGCCCACGGCGAGGTCGGCGTAGCCGTCGCCGTTGATGTCGCCGAGGGAGAGTTCGCCGCCGAATCCGTCGCCGCGCTCGGAGCCGCCGGGGACGTTCCCGGTGTTCTGGGTGACGTTGGCGAAGGCGCCGGGGCCCGTGGTGGAGCCGTAGCTGACGTGGACCTGGCCGCCGATGACGGACTCGGGGACGGAGGGCTCGGAGTCGCCGGACTTGGCGGGGTCCCAGTCCTGGCCGGTGACGATGTCGCCGAAGCCGTCGCCGTTGATGTCGCCGATGCCGGTGATGACGCCGCGCTTGAGCTCCTTGGCGCCGGTCATGGTCAGGCCGGAGGCGGAGCCGGGGACGTAGTAGTTCGTGTTCCAGCCGTAGTCGCTGTCGGTCTCGTAGCCGTCGACGACGAGGTCGGTCTTGTTGTCGCCGTTGACGTCACCGGCGAACAGCATGAGGGGGCCGGTGGGCACGCCGCTCTGGATGTTCGGCTTGATCGTGTACCGGCCGCCCGCCGTGCCGGACTTGGAGATCCCGCCCTTGAAGACGTAGACCGTGCTGGCGGACGAGCCGACGGCGAGGTCCTCGACGCCGTCGCCGTCGAAGTCGCCCGCGGCGAGGGTCCGGCCCCACCGGTCGTGCGAGGAGACCGCCGGGTCGGCGAGGGTGGTGCCGCTGGTCAGGCCGGAGGCGGAGCCCCACAGGATGGCGACGGTGCCGCCGTCGGCGTCGGTGCCGACCTTCTCGTGCTCGGCGGAGACGGCGAGGTCGTCGTAGCCGTCGTGGTTGAAGTCGCCGTAGGCGCTGACCCAGCCGAACGCGTCGTTGGTCTCGGAGGTGCCCGGGATGCCCGTGGTGTTCTGGCTGATGGTGGCGCGCTTGGTGGAGGTGATGCCGCTCGCCGAGCCGTAGAGGGCGACGATCTGGCCGGCGCCCTTCTGTCCGGCCACGGTGGCGTTCCCGGCGGAGAAGGCGACGTCGCCGTAGCCGTCCCCGTTGAAGTCGGCCTCCTGGTGCGTCATCGAGTCGGCCGCGCCGGCGCTGCCCGCGGAGGCGGCGAGCAGGCCGCCGGTGACGGCGGCTGCGGTGGCCGTCGCGGTGGCGAGGCGGATGCGGGTCGGGGAGGGGGTGGGGAGGCGTCTGTGCTTGCCCATGTGGTGGCTCCTGCGGGAAGAGGGGGATGTCTGGCGGACATCCCGTCGGCGGAGTGCCGTTTGGCACGCGTTTGCCGGGAGTTGTCCCGGACGCAGCCCGCCGGTTGGCGAACAGGAGACACCTGGTGTGACGCGATGGTTGTACGGGGCAGGTGAGTTTTGCGCGGTCTTGGTGATGGGGTCAGCGGGGTGTGAACTGCGTGGTGCTGAAGGTGAGTTGCGGGGCGGCTGCCAGCAGGGTGGATGTGGCGCTGCCGGGCAGGACCACCACGGAGTCCTTGCCGGGTGAGGCGTCGGAGGTGCGCTGGAGGACCACGTCGTCCCGGCCGTCGCCGTCGAAGTCCGCCACCGCGACGACGCGGCCCGTGCCCGGTGATCCGGCGACCGGGCGGGTGCCGCCGCCGACCAGGCGGATGTCGGTGCCGTCGCCCGAGACGACGAGGTCGGTGCGGCCGTCGCCGTCGAGGTCGCCCGTGTCGAGCGCGCTGCCGTCGACCCGTACCGTGCGGGCGGCGGCGCCCTGGCCCGCGTAGACCTTGAGGCCGCTCGGGGTCAGGACGGCCGTGCCGAAGTCGCCGAACGCCGCGTCGGTGCCCGCCGGGTAGGCCGCGCCGGGGCGGCCGGGTCCGGTGGGGCCGCCGAGGACGACGGCCGAGCGGGCGGTGCCGTTGTGGGCGCGGACCAGGACGTCGTCGGCGCCGTCCGCGTTCACGTCGGCGGCGACTGCCGGAACGTTTCCTGAGGACTGTGCGACGCGGGGCGTCCCGCGCGACGCGCCCGCGCGCGTGAACGGGCCCGGGAGGTACGTCAGTCGGCCGCCGCTCGCGTGGACGACGAGGTCGTCCTTGCCGTCGCCGTCGAAGTCGCCGCACACCGGCTGGTCCGGCCAGTCGTTGCCGAAACGTGCCTGCGCGGGGATGCGGAGCTTCACGCCCTGCCCGGCGATCCCCTTCGGCGAGCCGAACAGGAGCTGGAGCGGGACCGGGGGCATGCCCTGGCCGTCGTAGGGCGGGTCCGTGGAGACGACCAGGTCGGAGAAGCCGTCCGCGTTCAGGTCGCAGGCCGCCTCGGAGCCGAACGCCGCCGGGGTCTGCCCCTTCGTCGGCGCCGCGTACTTCGCCGGGGACAGCAACTGCCGTGCCGCGGGCACCAGTCCGTGCTTCTTCTTCCCGTAGACGATGCCGATGCCGGGGTCGTCGCCGCCGTCGTCGTGCGCGAGGTCGTCGAGGACGAGGTCGGGGGCGCCGTCGCCGTTGAAGTCCGGGGTGCCGGCCGGGGGCGTGGCGCCGGTGCCGCGCGGGATCGGCTGCGCGGCGGCGACGGCGTCCTTGTTCGCCAGTGCGACGGGGCTGTGCGAGGCGGCGGCGTCCGGCGGGGAGGCGCCGCCGCAGGCGGTGAGCGTGGCGGCGAGCAGCGCGGCGCCCAGTGCCCCGGCTCGGCAGCCGTGTCTGTGTGTGCCCGTTGTCGCCATGTCCCGCCCCGCCCCGCCGTCAGCCGTATTCCGTATGCGAACTGTGTCCTGCGGTTCATGATGCCGACGGGGCGGGGGATCGTTAAGGGGCGGGAGGTGCCGGGTTGGTCACGTTCACCGCCCGCCGCCCGGTCCGGCCGCTCAGCGCAGGGTGGTGCCGAACCGGATGCCCGCGCTCGGGAGTCCGAAGTCCGCGCCGTTGAAGGACGTCGCCGACGTCGTCGTCAGGTACGGGGAGCTGCCGCGCAGCACGGTGACGGCGCCCGCGTCGGCCTTGGTGCCGATGTCCTCGCCGGACGCGCCGATCGCGAGTTCCGCGCGGCCGCCGCCGTTGATGTCCTTGAAACGCAGCGACGAGCCGAACGCGTCGCCGGTCTCGGCGGTGCCGGGTACCCCGGTGGTCGCCTGGTGGTAGGCGCGGCCCGTGGTGAGGGAGCCGGTCCTGCCCTTGAGGACGACGACGGAGCCGGTGCCCTTGATGCCGTCGACGGTCTCGCCGGGCGCGCCGACGGCGACGTCGTCGCAGCCGTCGTTGTCGAGGTCGCCGACGGCGACGGACGCGCCGAAGCGGTCCTCGGTCTCCGTCGCGCCGGGCACGTCACCGCTGTCCTGGGTGACCTTGTCCATGCCCTCCATCTCGTCGCCGAAGATGGTGGAGCCGCCCCAGAACACCCAGATCGAGTTCTCGTCGGCCTGTCCGGTGACCAGGTCGGGGTAGCCGTCGCAGTTGACGTCGCCGGTGGCGGCGGCCTCCGTGGTGGAGCCGGTGTAGTTGCCGTCGATCTGCCCGGAGTAGTAACCGATGTCGCCGGCGCCGCCGTTGACCCAGCCGGTGTACGGGCTGCCGTCGGCGTGTTTGCCGTAGAGGACGTACGTGTACGTCTCGCCGACGCCGACGCCGTGGAACTGCGCGGCCGTCTGCCCCTCCAGGGTCACGTCGTCGGGGACGAACTCGACCTCGGGCGCGTACGCGGTCGCCGGTGTGCCGTCCCCGTACCACCACCACTTCTTGGCGCTCACGACGGACAGCTGGGCCCAGTCGTCGCCGTCGAGGTCGACGAAGACGGTGCCCTCGCCGAACCGTTCGTCGTCGGCGGTCGGCGCGTGGTAGACCTGCGCGCCGTGGGTGAGGCCGCCGGAGCCGCCCCACATGACGGTGACGGCGCCGGACGCCCAGTCGGCGACCTGCTCGCCGGGGGCGCCGATGATCAGGTCGGCGTAGCCGTCGTGGTTCACGTCGCCGCTGGAGACGTTCTCGCCGAACTCGTCCTCGGGCTCGGTGACACCGGGGACGCCGGCGCTCTCCTGCGTGACGGTGACGGACCTGGCGGGACCGGCGCCGGAGGCCGAACCGTAGGTGATCGTCACGGAGTTGGCCTTGGGCGTGCCGATGGCGAGGTCCCGGTACCCGTCGCCGTTGTAGTCGTCCTTGAGGGTGCTCGCGGCGGACGCGGTCCCCGCGAGGGGGAGGGTGAGGCCGCCTGCGGCGAGGGCGGCCACACCTATGGCGACGGCCAGCTTCCTGATGCGCACGGTCAACTCCAGGGGGAAGAACGGATGTTGCGTCGGTTCACTGGTGTGACGCGTGGGGCTGGGCTGGTGGTTGTACGCAGGACGCCGCGAGTTCACCGTCCGTCGGCCGGGGTGCGGCTCACCCCCACGTCCGTGGTCGCGAAGGGGGCGGTCCGGGAGGCGGACGGGCCGTCGGCGCCGCCGTGCAGCACCAGGTACATGTCTGTGCGGCGCTCGTGCGGGGGCAGGAAGAGGGCCACGTCGTCGCGGCCGTCGCCGTCGCTGTCCTTGACGAGGAGATCGGCCAGGCCGTCGCCGTCGCCGTCGGCGTCGCCCGCGTCCGGGGAGTGGCGGCCGTCGGTGATCGGCCCGTTGGCGAAGTCGTGGGTGTCCGGGACGGGCGCCTCGGCGAGCTGTCCCTCGGCGGTTTCCTCGCGGCTGAGCAGCGCGGCGCACGGGGGCGTCGTCTCGTCCTCGTGGTCGACGCAGTGGTTCGACAGGAACACCCGCGCGCCCGTCCCCGTCGAAGTCGGCGGTGGTGGCGGACTCCGGAGCGACGTGCCCGTCCTCGCCGGGGTCCAGGCCGACCGTGCGCGCAGCCGCGTGTTCCGTACGGGATCGCGGCTTTGTGTGGCCGATTCGTGGCCGGTTCCCCCGTGGCGGACGACGGACCCCGCCCTCCGCGCGGTGCGGAGGACGGGGTCCGTGGGTGGGACGGGGGCCGGACTACTTCACCGGCTCCGGCTCCGGGGCGTCCGCCGACTCCTCGTCGCCCGCCGGGTCGACCGGCGTCCTGACGGAGTCGAGCAGCAGCTGCGCGACGTCGACGACCTGGATGGACTCCTTGGCCTTGCCGTCGTTCTTCTTGCCGTTGACCGAGTCGGTCAGCATGACGAGGCAGAACGGGCAGGCGGTGGAGACGATGTCCGGGTTGAGGGAGAGGGCCTCGTCGACGCGCTCGTTGTTGATGCGCTTGCCGATCCGCTCCTCCATCCACATCCGCGCGCCACCGGCGCCGCAGCAGAAGCCCCGCTCCTTGTGGCGGTGCATCTCCTCGTTGCGCAGGCCCGGGACCTTGCCGATGATCTCGCGCGGCGGCGTGTAGATCTTGTTGTGGCGGCCCAGGTAGCACGGGTCGTGGTACGTGATGATGCCCTCGACCGGCGTGACGGGGACGAGCTTGCCCTCGTCGACGAGGTGCTGGAGCAGCTGGGTGTGGTGGATTACTTCGTAATCACCGCCGAGCTGCGGGTACTCGTTGCCGATGGTGTTGAGGCAGTGCGGGCAGGTCGCGACGATCTTCTTCGCCGACTTCGGCTTGGCCG includes:
- a CDS encoding FG-GAP and VCBS repeat-containing protein, whose amino-acid sequence is MGKHRRLPTPSPTRIRLATATATAAAVTGGLLAASAGSAGAADSMTHQEADFNGDGYGDVAFSAGNATVAGQKGAGQIVALYGSASGITSTKRATISQNTTGIPGTSETNDAFGWVSAYGDFNHDGYDDLAVSAEHEKVGTDADGGTVAILWGSASGLTSGTTLADPAVSSHDRWGRTLAAGDFDGDGVEDLAVGSSASTVYVFKGGISKSGTAGGRYTIKPNIQSGVPTGPLMLFAGDVNGDNKTDLVVDGYETDSDYGWNTNYYVPGSASGLTMTGAKELKRGVITGIGDINGDGFGDIVTGQDWDPAKSGDSEPSVPESVIGGQVHVSYGSTTGPGAFANVTQNTGNVPGGSERGDGFGGELSLGDINGDGYADLAVGAMGEDLNGISNAGSVTVLYGSATGLNTTSGTQFLAQSTPGVPGSDETDDSFGSEVKLTDVNNDGKADLTVAAYYENTGNGALTYLPSDGTQITTTGSRGIAPSAVGVDTAGQPIFGGNAAN
- a CDS encoding VCBS repeat-containing protein, producing the protein MATTGTHRHGCRAGALGAALLAATLTACGGASPPDAAASHSPVALANKDAVAAAQPIPRGTGATPPAGTPDFNGDGAPDLVLDDLAHDDGGDDPGIGIVYGKKKHGLVPAARQLLSPAKYAAPTKGQTPAAFGSEAACDLNADGFSDLVVSTDPPYDGQGMPPVPLQLLFGSPKGIAGQGVKLRIPAQARFGNDWPDQPVCGDFDGDGKDDLVVHASGGRLTYLPGPFTRAGASRGTPRVAQSSGNVPAVAADVNADGADDVLVRAHNGTARSAVVLGGPTGPGRPGAAYPAGTDAAFGDFGTAVLTPSGLKVYAGQGAAARTVRVDGSALDTGDLDGDGRTDLVVSGDGTDIRLVGGGTRPVAGSPGTGRVVAVADFDGDGRDDVVLQRTSDASPGKDSVVVLPGSATSTLLAAAPQLTFSTTQFTPR
- a CDS encoding FG-GAP repeat protein; amino-acid sequence: MRIRKLAVAIGVAALAAGGLTLPLAGTASAASTLKDDYNGDGYRDLAIGTPKANSVTITYGSASGAGPARSVTVTQESAGVPGVTEPEDEFGENVSSGDVNHDGYADLIIGAPGEQVADWASGAVTVMWGGSGGLTHGAQVYHAPTADDERFGEGTVFVDLDGDDWAQLSVVSAKKWWWYGDGTPATAYAPEVEFVPDDVTLEGQTAAQFHGVGVGETYTYVLYGKHADGSPYTGWVNGGAGDIGYYSGQIDGNYTGSTTEAAATGDVNCDGYPDLVTGQADENSIWVFWGGSTIFGDEMEGMDKVTQDSGDVPGATETEDRFGASVAVGDLDNDGCDDVAVGAPGETVDGIKGTGSVVVLKGRTGSLTTGRAYHQATTGVPGTAETGDAFGSSLRFKDINGGGRAELAIGASGEDIGTKADAGAVTVLRGSSPYLTTTSATSFNGADFGLPSAGIRFGTTLR